The following is a genomic window from Oryzias latipes chromosome 12, ASM223467v1.
GCTATTTACTGTGAGAAAACACACCCACacttttaaaagtatttaacaTATATATCAGAAGCTTCTTTAATTATAGTAAAAATGCTGGTGGCCCTATAATAGTTTTAACTAGAACCATAAAAATGTAAGCAGCTTTTAGGAGCTAAAAGAAGTTGACCACTTTagtgtgttttttcccccttattCTTTAGCAATTAGAGCGGCTCTGTTGATCCAGCGTTGGTACCGGCAGTACGTGGCTCGGCTGGAGATGAGACGCAGGTGCACGTGGAACATTTTCCAGTCTATTGAATACGCAGGAGAACAAGACCAAATAAAGGTGGCCTCACACAGATTATTGCATCTTAATTAACACAGGTTTCCCTTTTCATTCTTcaccattttttctttctgtgcattCTAATAAATGAAATATCTCCAATAATTATTATAACTCCTCTGGGTTTCTTTTGCTATGAATTcacttaatattttttcttggattaaaaagtacttttacttatacattttctttacattttcacataaaATTTTTCTGAACTTGTGGTTTTCATGAAATGAAATAGTCAAATTGAAGAAAATCTATGGTCTTGTGGCTGAACACTGACGGTCTATCTTAATCAGGGTCCTATCATAACATTTAGTTTCAAATTGTTACGGCCCCAAGTAGTATCATATAGTATAGTAAACCAGCTCAGCCTCGCGGTAGAGTGGACGCCCTGAAACTGggaggttgtgagttcaaatccatgacagagtcataccaaagactctaaaaatgggtcTCAATggctccctgcttgacactcagcttTAGggtttggattggggggttagaGAGTGGCTGTAGCTCCCCCAGGGGGTGGGTCAAATggagagaacaaatttcacaaacCTAGATGCGTGACAACTAATGGGAATTTAACTTCACTTGAAATAATcccctgttgtaattttatttagCTAAAGTTGTTTCAGGTCTTTTATGGAGATTTGCATGTCTACATACTCATAACACTACCAcataaacacttttattttattttaccatagTTTTGCACTATAAAAACATCCAAGACTTTATAGCAAATGCAATGTATGTTTACATACTGGACTGGACGTGTCCTGTTTGTTACACATATCACTACacacaaaaatcctttttttaaagctgatttTTGGTCAGGTAAAAACATTCCCTAATTCAAGAATCAGCTTTTTGGCAAATTAAACTTCATTTTGACTTTTATCCATgaagttgtttttctgtgaagtTGCATGAACAAACAAACTAACAGGAATAgaaaactgcatccactgcaaaAATCATTTTGGGAAAAACAAACTTGTTAATGGTCAAAGAAGTTTTGATGCCACTTGTCCCTGCTGCATAGCTTGCCACAGTCTGCTATTTCCTGATGTCAGTGGTTCAGAATGTCCTCTGTTAGGACATtgaaacaaggttttttttggaggggaaGAAAGCAACTGTCTTCTGGCAACATCACGCACAGGAATCCAAATTTTTCATCTTACATTTTTGTAATGTAAATACGCACAGTAGTAAAACTTTAAATCTTAATCGGTCTTCTTTATGGCATCAACTTCTTATCTGACCAAAACACAGTTGGAAACTTGTATGATACCattattaaaaaagttttattttgggacTTTCCTTTGACACATCCACCAATCTGTGCTTTGAATTAATTATTCTTTCACTGAGAAATCATAATCTAAAGTATTTTGGTGACCCTTAAATAAGAATAACTTATTATTCCTTTACTTCTTACTGTCTTGCAGCTGTACAGTTTCTTTGGCTTTTTGATGGATCACTTCACCCCAGCCAGTAGTGAAAGTAAGGTCCACACTTCCCTTTTTATGATAAATCTTCACCAGTAAGTCAGTCTAAGctctcttcttttgttttcccaaatcttttttttttcttaattaaaggAAACCTAATATCTCACATTTTTCACGAGAACGAGATCTGCCGTGACACCGAGTGGGAAAGATACTTTTGCTACAAGGACATCGAGGTACCAGACAGCTACACTGGCCCCCATCTGACCTTCCCCATGACGTTCTGTGGGGTGTCCAAGCTGGTGGAGGCTTTTAAGCACAAACAAGTATGAACAACCAAATATgtctgaagcaaaaaaaaaaaagggcaaaagtGGAGAATTGTTTGATATTTTCTCTGGAAGCCAGTGAGTTCACGGCATGCTTTTTTCTCCCAGTAGCAGCTCCATGCTCGATATGTTCTGCAGATTCTTGGAGAAACTTGGAGACTTCTCAGAATCCTTCCAAACATCAACTACGTCTCTGTCTCCCAAACCAAAGAGATCACAATCTGTGGTAAAATCTGCTGGCCTTTTTTTGACCAcgtgttttctctttttttctttgtgaccCAACATATCGTGCTTTAAGCTGAATACCCTCTTTTGTAGGAGATCTTCATGGACAACTTGAAGATCTGCTGCTGATATTTTATAAGGTACTTCAGGCAAACAAAGTGTCGTGTTTTTCTACATATTTCTTGGAACCTGACTACCTGAATTTGATGTGTGCAGAATGGTCTACCGTCCAGCGAGAAGCCATACATCTTCAATGGAGACTTTGTTGATCGTGGGAAGAGCTCTTTGGAGATTTTGCTCATCCTATTTGGGTTTTTGCTTGTCTACCCAAATGATCTGCACTTGAACAGAGGAAATCATGAGGACCACATCGTTAATTTAAGGTAATCAAGTCTTGTAACTGAGTTTCATAAGATTAGCTATGaaactttattacttttttaatatCAAAATTTAATATAATGATTCCATGATTCAAGGATAAATCAAATTGAAcaagctgtgtttttttctccaaagtgTTCCTGCGCTTGGGCTTTGAATTTCCTTAGAGGTTACTGAGGTTTTTATGTATTGATCTTGCAAAATCCACACATCCTCCATCCTTATGTACTGGCATTCTGACTTACTTTTAAGGTTTTCTAATATTACCTGAGACAGATATTGCAGTTcttaatatttgatttaaaaaatgtgtcttaaTTTAACCCAGTGGTAAATTCCTcttggttttttgttgttttttgttttaagaaaaatcaaGATCTTTTGGATGCAGGTTGCTTTTTTAAGTTGTTCATTatgtttaaatgcttttttgtaAGTTACttctttcatttaaagtttaaaaacctTACAGTTTTGGtacaatttttgaaaaaatgcagtcaAGAAAAGTCTCTTTTTGTTCTTCCcatgtttgaaacatttaaacCTGGAACTAATTTGATCCTTTTTTCAACCAGATATGGTTTCACAAAGGAGATTTTGGGAAAATACAGGGTaaacttaaacatttttgagataatttaatcaaagaatttaaataaaactgatgaTTAATTTTCCGTTGTCTTTCAGGTGCATggtaaaaaaatactaaagctTCTCCAAAAGATATTTAGCTGGCTTCCTTTAGCCACAGTGATCAACGACAAAGTTCTGGTGGTTCATGGTGGGATATCTAACTCAACTGACCTCTGTGTGGTCAGCAGAGTGGACAGACACCGAGTGAGAAAGGCCTTCAGCCCCAacgtcatttttttgtgtgtgaatcaAGCCAAGCCATCCTAAAACTCTATGTCATGTTTTCTAAAACCTGCAGTATGTGTCAGTCCTGAGGCCTCCTAAGACGGTCCATCAAACCCTCAATGGCAACAAGAATGAAGATGACAACGGACCAGCTGAGGGCCGGCGTAGAGTCCGCTCTCTAACTAACCACAGCTCTACCTTACCTCAGAGGAACAACCTTCCTCGCCGCTCGCTGCAAAACCCGTCCATCAGCCATCAGCTGAGTTCCTCTGTGGAGGATGAGCTGAAGAGGCGGCGCAGGCTGGCGGGATTTGACCAAACCTATAAGAATGGAAATGAGTTGGACTCTGATTCTGATCCAGACTTTGCAGAGGCATCAAAAGCAAATGGACACGATTGGAAACAGGTACGTAACGGTAAAAACATCTAAGTCTAGTATCTAGACCCCCGAGTACTCTCTTAGTGGCCTAAAATTCCACCAAAGGTGTCATACCAGTAGATTGCTGGATatcttttagttaaaaaaatgtcagatttaatttttgtttattattttttaatttgggttttgttgtttttgaagcTGTTTTAATAGTTGTTGATAATGTCCTTCCTTATTACTTAAAAAATTGGACATTATTGATCGTTTTCAGTGGGCAACACTTTGGTTTCACACTAAAATAAATAGCCAAACtttacaacaaaaacaccagctataaaaaaaattaacatttattttctgtgacTAGATTATATAGTTATGGAgatagtttttgtttaaaaaaatgtaccaaCAAATATCCGCTCTACAACAGCTTTACTGAGCAACTAATGACTCTTAGTTAAATGATCAGGTGACCTGTTGGTTTCCACCAGTTTGAGTGAAAACCAGCTTTTCAGCTCTACGGTCTTCAATATTTAGACGTGCCAAATCCAAGCCTTTCCCTAAAGCAAAATATAgaaatatttgttgaaaaaaacagagtaaagCTGTTGCAAAACTGAGGACAGACTAGATTTTTAACAAGTTCCTAGTGGTCATTAGGAAAATTGCACCTTgtttcattcatatttattttttaacgtaCTTCATTCTTAAAGTCCATTTTAGGTAGCAACAATTATCAAGCTTTTTCTTATCTTTCAAAATGATATGATGACACTAAAGTTATTGTTGAAGAAGGCTATTTATTGGGCAAAAGGTAGCCACATCAACAAGCTATCTCCTGTGAAGAAGTTGTTGGTTCTCCTTGCGTGCAAACCCTGCTGAGGCTGTTAGATATTCATATGATTGTTTTGTTCTCTGTCTGTGATATTGGTTGTGATGTGTTATAATTACGGTAATTACGGTTCCATGACCTCACAAATTCATcaagtttgaaaatgttctttgaatgggcaaaaaaaaaatgttccagtGGGGTAAaaaatttttactttaagaACAACACCTCTAGTCTCTAAGAcgtgttttcttaaactaagactATTTTGCAATGGAAATACTTTCTTGATAAGGTTATCTTCTtgcaaaaataagacatttcttttaaacaaagGTCTTTTTACCTTATAGTCTTTTTAGTGTATTGTCTTTTTATGAGTCTAATTTGTGCAGGTGTTGTAGCACAACAGATGACAAACCAGGATCTAATGGAAAATGTTCCTAGAAGTTTCTTTTTGCAGTATTGTCgtaaaaaaatgagattttcttGATAAGCAGACTTTAACTAACTTTTTCTACGTATTCAGTTTTTCTAATAAAGAAATGTCAACCTGCATACCATCACTCGATTCAAGGTCTAAAACTTTCACTCAGATAGTGAACCTGTTGTGGAGTGATCCCATGCCCCAAAACGGATGCATTTCCAATGAGGTGCGAGGTGGGGGCTGCTACTGGGGCCCTGATGTTACAGAGGAGGTGCTGGGAAGACACAACCTGCAGCTTCTCATCCGTTCCCACGAGTGCAAACAGGATGGCTACGAGTTCTGCCACAACCGCAGGGTGAGCACAAAGAGGACACTTATGGGAGGAAAGTATGGAGGTCAGAGTTAGCAGTCATGATACTCTGTTTCTTCTTTCTCATGCAGGTGCTCACAATATTTTCAGCCTCCAACTATTATGAAGTGGGCAGTAACAGAGGGGCTTACATCAGAATGGGAGCTGATCTGGTTCCGCACCTCATTCAGTACCAGGCCAGCAGGACGTGCAGAGAACTCACCCTGAGACAGAGGTACACACACGAGTTGCTGTTCGACAAATAAAGCCACatgttaaacatttttgcacaataaatcaataaaatcaatgtgacatttaaaaacatttcagattgAGGCTAAATtacaatatctttttttttgccagtgtGGGTTGGACGGAGAGATCAGCCCTGAGAGCTTTGAGAGAGCAGCTGTTTGTGCACAAATCAGATCTCATCAGGGCTTACCAGGAGTTCGATCCTCATCAAACAGGTACAGCCACAAATGGCCCCTTTGGGCCTCCTTAGTCCCTTTGACTCAAACCGACCACTCACCAGGTTTTACTTGCTCTCCTGTGTCTTCACGTTTGACCTTAGGGAAGATCTCGATGAGACACTGGGCGAGTGCTACAGAGAGCGTGCTGAAGCTGGGTTTGCCCTGGAGGGTGCTGCGCTCTCAGCTTGTCAGCAGAACCCACTATGGCATGGTGGATTACCAGCAGTGGATAAAGGAGTTGTCCATCACTGAGCCCAAACTAGAggtgttttattattatatttattttttaatttaattcagtttaggtgtttttaaggttcacCACTGATATTGCTTAAAGGAGCtacacaaaagagaaaaaacgttcaagtgaaaacaacaattgtGATAGAGGAATTTCAAATATACTTCCGTTTTATTCAAATTCAGTGTGCCGGTAGATCATTCTTCTTATAGTGTTGCAGAAAAACCATACATTTGATCCCGTTTGCAGGTTTCAGACACCAGTATCCTGGAAACCATGTACAAAAACCACTCCAATTTGGAAACCATCTTCCGCATCATCGACACGGATCACTCAGGTGAGGGACAGCGACACGACACTTATTTTCAAGGCTGATCTGCCCACACTTCAGGCTGTGACAAGCCAAACGGCACTCGGTGTACCACTCTCCTCCAGGTTTGATCTCTTTGGAGGAGTTTCGTCAGACTTGGAAGCTCCTGAGTTCTCATCTCAAGATGGAGATCAGCGACAAAGCAATCGCCGACCTGGCTCACAGCATCGACTTCAACAAGGACGGCAGCATTGACATCAACGAGTTCATGGAGGCCTTCCGGTTGGTGGACCTGTCTGCACACAGCTGAACGCCTGAAACGGGAGCAGCACTGAACTGCAGACTGGATTATAAGGATCCATCTATAGAACATTAGTAGATTAAGTAAGTGGATCTGGTGTTATCTAGATGTTTTCTACCTCaaagttgttattttttaccatctttatttttttaaaatctcatctgagtgaacatttgttttcttaataAACAAGAAATAAACCTTTTGTGTTCAAGCAATTAATTGTGTCATTCGTTTTAATCGGGTAATTCAACACACTCAAGCTTCTTTGGTggccttgaaaaaaaaaagtcatgttgcATAAGAACCTTTGTTGTTCTAGAAtaagaaaaactgaattaatCAGTTAAATGGAGCTTTAAAAACTGTTCTAGTAAGTGAACCTTTTTGCAGTGGCTAAACTCTGTCTTTCagatttgctttttattaatacatttgatTGAAAATTAAGTGCCTGATAGTTTTAAGTCAACAGGATGAAAAGGGAAAAtcgctttacataaaaaaaagatttattagaaaaaactaaaaacaaaaatcactgtatatgttttgacaaaaaccaataaaaatctccatttttaaaaatttctcAATATTGTGCAGACTAACTGAATAAATTGGGTTTCGTTATTGTATTAAATTCTGCATTTCCTCCCACGTCTCTGGTTGGTAAAACCTGCAAACCGACTGTGGTGCAAACCCTTAAGATGCATGGGTGACCCGACTACATGTGGGGGTTCTAATCTGCTTGAAAGCTGCCTAACCAGTCCAGCTGCCAATCAGTCTTTTCATCCCTGCAGGGATGCAAAGCCTAAATGTAAATCCTATCAACTCAAGCCCTGCTTTGATGAGATATAGAAAAGTGGAagtctgcaggtaaacaatggTGTCAGGTGTACCATAGTTTAAATATAAGGTAAGCAGAAATGCAAGGAAGTAGATAAACATTTAGTTCATATTACAGCATCTAGTTACTACAAAAACAGACCATTAAAGGTTTAGAATTTAAATTTATTAGTATtctaatagttaaaaaaaatacaaagatgtATTTACATCTTGACACACTTAACACCTCTTTGTTTACAAAGCACTGGCAGTCACATGTGCATAATCTGATTGACGTGGCTATTATTAGACACTGATCATTCCATTGAGCTGTCTGTATCAATCCAGATTACGCAGTCGTTTTGCTGTACTGATTGGAAAGCccgggattttttttctgcaacgaGCAAATCTGAAGATCGCAAAATAGAATGGTCTGGAAGAAAGATgttctgcttttcaaaataaagggtCAGAGTGTGTGAAGAGGCTTTGAGAGGTTGGAATCAGCTCAGGATGCCCCCTCTCATGTGTCCACTGTCGCTCAGCCCATGCTCTATTAATTTGATGTCTTCCAGGTCATCTTTAATGACGCTGATCAGATGACTCAgaccttcctgctgctgcttcaagTGCTGCATGACGGAAAGAAGAAGACGCTTAGCGACAAATTATAGACAGTCGTACAAGCAAATGAGTGACAGGATCCCTCACTTGTTTGATTTCTCGGAGCAGGTCTGCATCCACACTGTAGCGCTCTTCTGACCTCACAGCTCCAAAGTGGTTCTGCATTCGGATTTGGGACATTAATTCATTCAGCCGACCCTTAATGAGAGGAGGGAAACAGTTATTGGTGGGTTTTCACAAAGGCAGTTTGATCTCCAACAGTACTTTAGATTTACAAACATGACAGACTTTACAAAAACGAAAAAGATTGGCAAAGACTTATTTCTTAAGAAATGAAATAATTGCTGTTTTTTAAGCTATTTAGACTCATCTACGTCCACGAAACCACCAAACAGCAGCAGATACGCAAAGATGGACTAAAATTATTCAAAGATTAATAA
Proteins encoded in this region:
- the LOC101170112 gene encoding serine/threonine-protein phosphatase with EF-hands 2 isoform X1 — translated: MGCGMGKSSLQEKKCSRVSIYSVPAATAIRAALLIQRWYRQYVARLEMRRRCTWNIFQSIEYAGEQDQIKLYSFFGFLMDHFTPASSERNLISHIFHENEICRDTEWERYFCYKDIEVPDSYTGPHLTFPMTFCGVSKLVEAFKHKQQLHARYVLQILGETWRLLRILPNINYVSVSQTKEITICGDLHGQLEDLLLIFYKNGLPSSEKPYIFNGDFVDRGKSSLEILLILFGFLLVYPNDLHLNRGNHEDHIVNLRYGFTKEILGKYRVHGKKILKLLQKIFSWLPLATVINDKVLVVHGGISNSTDLCVVSRVDRHRYVSVLRPPKTVHQTLNGNKNEDDNGPAEGRRRVRSLTNHSSTLPQRNNLPRRSLQNPSISHQLSSSVEDELKRRRRLAGFDQTYKNGNELDSDSDPDFAEASKANGHDWKQIVNLLWSDPMPQNGCISNEVRGGGCYWGPDVTEEVLGRHNLQLLIRSHECKQDGYEFCHNRRVLTIFSASNYYEVGSNRGAYIRMGADLVPHLIQYQASRTCRELTLRQSVGWTERSALRALREQLFVHKSDLIRAYQEFDPHQTGKISMRHWASATESVLKLGLPWRVLRSQLVSRTHYGMVDYQQWIKELSITEPKLEVSDTSILETMYKNHSNLETIFRIIDTDHSGLISLEEFRQTWKLLSSHLKMEISDKAIADLAHSIDFNKDGSIDINEFMEAFRLVDLSAHS
- the LOC101170112 gene encoding serine/threonine-protein phosphatase with EF-hands 2 isoform X2; amino-acid sequence: MGCGMGKSSLQEKKCSRVSIYSVPAIRAALLIQRWYRQYVARLEMRRRCTWNIFQSIEYAGEQDQIKLYSFFGFLMDHFTPASSERNLISHIFHENEICRDTEWERYFCYKDIEVPDSYTGPHLTFPMTFCGVSKLVEAFKHKQQLHARYVLQILGETWRLLRILPNINYVSVSQTKEITICGDLHGQLEDLLLIFYKNGLPSSEKPYIFNGDFVDRGKSSLEILLILFGFLLVYPNDLHLNRGNHEDHIVNLRYGFTKEILGKYRVHGKKILKLLQKIFSWLPLATVINDKVLVVHGGISNSTDLCVVSRVDRHRYVSVLRPPKTVHQTLNGNKNEDDNGPAEGRRRVRSLTNHSSTLPQRNNLPRRSLQNPSISHQLSSSVEDELKRRRRLAGFDQTYKNGNELDSDSDPDFAEASKANGHDWKQIVNLLWSDPMPQNGCISNEVRGGGCYWGPDVTEEVLGRHNLQLLIRSHECKQDGYEFCHNRRVLTIFSASNYYEVGSNRGAYIRMGADLVPHLIQYQASRTCRELTLRQSVGWTERSALRALREQLFVHKSDLIRAYQEFDPHQTGKISMRHWASATESVLKLGLPWRVLRSQLVSRTHYGMVDYQQWIKELSITEPKLEVSDTSILETMYKNHSNLETIFRIIDTDHSGLISLEEFRQTWKLLSSHLKMEISDKAIADLAHSIDFNKDGSIDINEFMEAFRLVDLSAHS